The Cetobacterium somerae sequence AGTATTACTTCTAAAAATGGAGAACCAGTAAAGATTATATTAAAAGATATATCATAGAATATAAAAAGAAGTATGACATATTTAAATGCCATACTTCTTTTCTATTTAAACATTTATTTTAATAAAAGGGTCATTGTGTTTTTCTCCCCATGTCATTAGATGTTCTTTTAAATATTTAGTTTTATCAGTTAAAGGAATAGGGTTTAATTGATACTCATCCTTAGTATTGTCATATAAAAACTCTTTAGGAATATCATTACCAGAATAATCATTAAAATACACATAGGTATATTTTTCATCAATTGCAGCCCTCCATCCATAAGCTAAGGTGTCTAATCCTCTTTCTTTTAAATTATTTAAAACCTTAGGGTTTCCAGTATAACATGCAGAAATAGCGATATTATTTACTTCTTCACCTTTTAAAGTAGGAGAGAGATCAACTCCTTCCATCTCTTTAGGAATGTTTAAATCTAAAAGAGAAAGTATTGTAGGAGTAATATCAGCTCCTGAAAGAGGGGTAGTTATCTTTCTATTTTTATATTTGTTTCCATGAGAAAGCATAAATGGCACAGAAACAGCCTCCTCAAACCAAACGTGTTTACTCCAAAGCCCATGAGAGCATAACATCTCACCATGATCTGAAGTTACTATAATTATAGTATTTTCAAATAAATTATTCATCTTAAGGTAGTCAACAATCTTTCCAAAGTGCTCATCAATACCTGTTATAGCTGCATAATATTTTTTTACAGATTCTAAATACCCCTCCTCATCTAAAGAGAATGGAGTTATAGTTCTAGGATGATCAACAATATCTTCTAAGATTACATTTTCTCTTTTTTCAACTTTTACATCCTTATACATATCCACATATTTTTGTGGGATTAAATCAAGAGGTGTATGTGGTGGATTCCAAGATAAAAAAAGAGCGAAGTTATCGTCTTTATTTTTATCAATAAAATCTAAAGCAATATCTGTTTCATGTTCAACAGACCATTTATTAATATTTATCATCTCTGGAGAATCCATCCAGTAGTGAGGAGAAAGATGGTTATCATCAGCACCATAAGAGTACCAAAAATCAAAACCATGTCTTTTAGGTCCAGGTGGTGTAAAGGCATCCCAATCTTTAGCTCCCGAAAGAGGAAGGTTATCATCTTTTTTTTCAGGTTCATCTAGATGCCATTTTCCAATATATCCTGTTTTATATTTATTACTTTTTAAAATATCTCCAATTGTAACTTCACTTTCTTTTAAAAATATATTTTCAAGACCAGGTTTACAATTCGTAATAACTCCATGAGATATAGGGTTTTTACCTGTTAAAATAGTTGCTCTATTTGGTGAACAAAGAGGACAGCTACTATAAGCTTTTTCGAATATTGCTGCTTCGTTAGAAAAAGCATCAAAGTTAGGAGTTATAACAGGTTCTTTTTTCATAAACCCCACTGCTTCTCTTCTCCACTGATCTGCAAAAATAAATAAAAGATTTGGTTTTTTCATAAAATCTCCCCCAAGTAAGTAGTTGTTTCTTTTTATGATACATTTTGTGAAAGAACAAGTAAATATTCTATTTTCAATCCTTTTAAATAAAGTCTTAAAAAAAGAAAATGGGATATTTTATGTTATTAAAATCTATAATTTAATCCAGTACCTATTTTCCAAGAATCATCTTTTTCAAAAATATATTTATAATCAATATAAAAACTTAAAGAATCATTACTAATAGCAGCAATATCAACTTTCGCTCCTAATTCTTGCGAAAAATTATTTTTTCTATCAATATTTAGTTTTGAGTTTTCATTTGAAATATTTTTAAAACTTACATCTAAATCATTATTAGAGCTATTTATTTCTTGACCTAATCCAGCTAAAAGTTTAAATGTAACTGTATAGTTATTACTTGGATAGAAAACTTTACCAATAGAGATATTTGTATTAATTTTGCTAAAAAAATTATTTAACTTATCAATCTCAAGTTCATATTCTCCACTAGATTCCTTTATTTTATGTTGAAATACTCCCATTGCATAAGCACTAATTTCAGGTTCTATAAAAAAGTTAGTAAAGTTATATTGTTTAGATAATTTTCCAGAAGTTCCTAAATAGAAATTTTTTAAATCTCCTTTGTAGTTTTCATTAATAGTACTATAAGTTGGAGTATTGTCTTTAAAGTCTAAAAAGCTTAAATTTAAATCTCTTTTAACATTACCTTTTGAGTAACCTAAATAGAAAGTTCCAATACCTTTTTTATTATTGTTATTATAGTTTATAAAAGCTGTTCCTTGTAAAAAGTTATCCTCTCTTTTTCCAGCATTAGAGTAATAATCACTATCAAGACGAGTATAACTAAAAATAACACCAAAATCAGAAACCTCATTTAAATAGAACTGTTTTCCTAAGTAAAAACCATTTAAATTTTCATCATATCCCTCAACATGATCGAATCCCTTTTGTCTAAATTTTTCAAAGGTATAACCTACAATATAGCTATCATCTTTACCTTTTACTAATTTTTTATCTAAATTTTCAACTATGTTTTCAGTGGTATAAGCAATAACATTTTTAGTTTGAAACATAATATTAGGATATATACTTCTTCCTAAAAATTTATCTAAATAAAAATTATATTCATAACTATTTCGAGCACTTCTAAGAACATTAAAAAATTGATCTTTAGAAGAGTTTTCAGAATCAAAATAAATTGTTTCTAAGAAATTACCAGTTTTATTATCTGTTATCTCTGAGAAATTTTTTCTTCTAATTAAGGTAGTCTCAGAATCAGTATTAATTTCATAAAGATATGAGTAAGAATCTATTTTTTCAGCAGTAAAAGTTAATTGAGTAGGTGTAAATGTAGAATCATTTTTAGTGTAGAGAGTTGAAGCATAACTTAAACCAATGGTAGCTTCTTTTAATGGTGTACTTGTAGTTCCACCTTGCTCCATAACAAGAGAACCATTAGGTCCATTTTTAACTCCATTTGGAGCTATAATATTACCATAGTTAAAAACATTACCATTTGTAGTTAAAAGTCCAGAATCACCGAGATTGATAGTTCCGTTATTAACAGCAGAACCTCCATTTAAATAAAAAGCATAACTATTAGTTGAGCCATTATTAATTGTAATAGTACCATCAGATGCATTTGAAATACTAACACTTCCATTAGATCCCATAGCATTAGCATTAGGACCATCTACAATAATAGTTCCACTATTACTAGCACTTCCATTTGAGTTAACAAACATTCCACCAGATGGGTTTAAATTAACTCCATCAATACTTGTGACTTTAATAGTTCCAAGGTTTGTTAGTGTTCCACCATTATAAACATACATACCATAATCAGTATCTGTAATATCTATAACACCTTTTTCATAGTTAATAACATTAGTTCCACCAGAAACGGTTATAGCAGAGTTACCAAAAGCTAAGGAAATAGTTCCCATATTTTCTACATTTCCAGGACCAAAAGCTAAAATTCCATATGTCCCACCTTGATAATCTTGAGCAGTTCCTTTGATAGTTCCATAATTTCGAAAATATGTATCAGAAGTACTGTTATAAAGGCTAACTGCCGTACTTCCCAGAGAAAAATTGATAGTACCATTATTAGTTCCAGTAGTAGCTCCTTGTAAAAGAATACCATTTTGA is a genomic window containing:
- a CDS encoding sulfatase family protein; this translates as MKKPNLLFIFADQWRREAVGFMKKEPVITPNFDAFSNEAAIFEKAYSSCPLCSPNRATILTGKNPISHGVITNCKPGLENIFLKESEVTIGDILKSNKYKTGYIGKWHLDEPEKKDDNLPLSGAKDWDAFTPPGPKRHGFDFWYSYGADDNHLSPHYWMDSPEMININKWSVEHETDIALDFIDKNKDDNFALFLSWNPPHTPLDLIPQKYVDMYKDVKVEKRENVILEDIVDHPRTITPFSLDEEGYLESVKKYYAAITGIDEHFGKIVDYLKMNNLFENTIIIVTSDHGEMLCSHGLWSKHVWFEEAVSVPFMLSHGNKYKNRKITTPLSGADITPTILSLLDLNIPKEMEGVDLSPTLKGEEVNNIAISACYTGNPKVLNNLKERGLDTLAYGWRAAIDEKYTYVYFNDYSGNDIPKEFLYDNTKDEYQLNPIPLTDKTKYLKEHLMTWGEKHNDPFIKINV
- a CDS encoding autotransporter domain-containing protein, which encodes MKKKLFLLFSLFIVTNRSSLSNSESGLIFFTNFKYFKSNEKEFKIKNSNINLPIESSEKNPTLLPPVTTPSKPNITTPSITPAPSIPNIPATKPITPTAPSGPPDYSKIFFNNNWILNTHSYTTNENLVVTPTNNLFTGMGSVENGFSIENANIIKVENGDTSQDLLGMLSKNGGEIINGLSGEILVQGTGNNFGMAIVGDGTGSNLGKISVTNSQIGAYIDGDGSFTNNGTIDTSNNSTGIFSVNGGEVQNSGTINVSSNSIGIVIEGNSISNNGVNNIGNNKSIINVHDNSIGMYTSNYGEIYNNGTINVVGSTLNKSLSNSFGMYLEGDGAIFNNDTINISGGGVGILLNNSSSGSYFFNDGSAKISGDASYSVIINGQGYMENFGAIEISNGVSAILVDGSGSAYNNGNINIKNTKFALLSHDGGNVTNDIDGIINSDSNEIAKIGVIGSGSGINTGTLSSSNADYTMYLSGTGSLINNGTITSNITDNFSTHILMYGTGGGTIINKLDGIININGGDSNYAMGIEKSGSLTNNGTINVGNYQNGILLQGATTGTNNGTINFSLGSTAVSLYNSTSDTYFRNYGTIKGTAQDYQGGTYGILAFGPGNVENMGTISLAFGNSAITVSGGTNVINYEKGVIDITDTDYGMYVYNGGTLTNLGTIKVTSIDGVNLNPSGGMFVNSNGSASNSGTIIVDGPNANAMGSNGSVSISNASDGTITINNGSTNSYAFYLNGGSAVNNGTINLGDSGLLTTNGNVFNYGNIIAPNGVKNGPNGSLVMEQGGTTSTPLKEATIGLSYASTLYTKNDSTFTPTQLTFTAEKIDSYSYLYEINTDSETTLIRRKNFSEITDNKTGNFLETIYFDSENSSKDQFFNVLRSARNSYEYNFYLDKFLGRSIYPNIMFQTKNVIAYTTENIVENLDKKLVKGKDDSYIVGYTFEKFRQKGFDHVEGYDENLNGFYLGKQFYLNEVSDFGVIFSYTRLDSDYYSNAGKREDNFLQGTAFINYNNNNKKGIGTFYLGYSKGNVKRDLNLSFLDFKDNTPTYSTINENYKGDLKNFYLGTSGKLSKQYNFTNFFIEPEISAYAMGVFQHKIKESSGEYELEIDKLNNFFSKINTNISIGKVFYPSNNYTVTFKLLAGLGQEINSSNNDLDVSFKNISNENSKLNIDRKNNFSQELGAKVDIAAISNDSLSFYIDYKYIFEKDDSWKIGTGLNYRF